From Pectinophora gossypiella chromosome 16, ilPecGoss1.1, whole genome shotgun sequence, one genomic window encodes:
- the LOC126374110 gene encoding uncharacterized protein LOC126374110 has protein sequence MVSKIALALCVLVAVASAVPAAPGGAWGPAAGGVNPWIPPWISAAPWYPQWTPCTTVGSSCLDCNTKLVCTKIGGIQRACTDPTLPYCNLGACSATPTAECAPIVPAVPAAGAA, from the exons ATGGTTTCCAAAATCGCATTGGCACTTTGTGTTTTG GTGGCGGTAGCTTCGGCCGTTCCAGCAGCGCCCGGCGGCGCGTGGGGCCCAGCAGCCGGCGGCGTCAACCCCTGGATCCCACCATGGATCTCCGCAGCGCCCTGGTACCCGCAGTGGACACCTTGCACCACCGTAGGCTCCTCTTGCTTGGACTGCAACACCAAACTCGTTTGCACCAAGATCGGCGGCATCCAGCGCGCTTGTACTGACCCCACACTTCCTTATTGTAATCTTGGCGCGTGCTCAGCCACACCTACCGCTGAATGCGCCCCTATCGTCCCCGCTGTACCCGCCGCTGGTGCTGCTTAA